CAGCAGCCACAAGAATAAGACTAAGCCGGCGATGATACCCGCAGCCGGAATCCATGGAAAAGGGGCACCTTGAAAGGCCGCTCGCGCTCTGGCCTTTTCATACGCATGCGAATCAACGTAGCGCAAACCAGTACAAAAACCAACAGAAACATAATATTGGTACTTGCCGCAATATCCTCTATCGGCAAGCTTACAGCCATGATAACCATCAAAGCCCCTAAAATGATTAGTGCAATGTAGGGCGTTTGTCGTTTCCGGTGAACCCACCCGAGCGCTTTGGGCAATTCACCGTCTCTGCCCATGGACAATACAATACGGGTTGAGTCATATTCGAGTCTCTCGGCATTCCCACACTGCGTGCCAACTTTTTGGACTGCGCTGGCTCACCTTCCTCGGGATGTAACGTATGATGGGTCATGGCTCAAATAATAGTTTGGCATTGATGGCAACAATTACCGTTGAAAGCGACATGACCACAGCACCGGCAGCAGGTGGCAACAGGAACTGATACAACGGATAAAAAATACCGGCGGCCAGGGGTATGGCCACAGCGTTAAATCCCGTGGCCCGCCACAAATTCTGAACCATTTTCGAATGGGTTCTACCGGACAACTCAACCACCGCCGTGACATCATTGGGATCAGAGCGGGTCAAAACGATGTCGGCCGCTTGCATGGCCACATCGGTACCCGCACCAATGGCAATGCCCAAAACCGCCGTTTGAATTCAGCTACCATATGAGCGTGATGATCCTGATGGTTACCG
The genomic region above belongs to Deltaproteobacteria bacterium and contains:
- a CDS encoding amino acid permease: MVLSMGRDGELPKALGWVHRKRQTPYIALIILGALMVIMAVSLPIEDIAASTNIMFLLVFVLVCATLIRMRMKRPERERPFKVPLFHGFRLRVSSPA